A stretch of the Tannerella serpentiformis genome encodes the following:
- the mltG gene encoding endolytic transglycosylase MltG yields MIKKVVITLLLLLLVIGGGGGAYLLLAPNFAPARGTAYVYIRPDDTFDDLCRQLTDSAGCRQEETFRLAARALRYADRRMPTGRYAVRPGMNNLDLLLDLRRGNQSPVRITFQNVRLKHDLSERLADQLMVDAPAIESLLDDSTYCANLGFTPETIKAMFIPNTYEVYWNIPADKLLRRMKREYDAFWTEARRNRAEQIRLTPVEVSILASIVEEESAVPDEYPTIAGLYLNRLYRGMLLQADPTVKYAVGDFALQRILDRHKEVDSPYNTYLYPGLPPGPLRVPSITAIDAVLHHAQHDYIYMCAREDFSGRHNFASTLAEHNQNALRYRQELNRRGIY; encoded by the coding sequence ATGATTAAGAAAGTTGTCATCACCCTCCTGCTGCTCCTCCTCGTCATCGGCGGTGGAGGCGGCGCCTACCTGCTCCTGGCCCCCAACTTCGCCCCAGCGCGTGGCACGGCCTACGTCTACATCCGCCCCGACGACACCTTCGACGACCTCTGCCGACAGCTCACCGACTCGGCCGGATGCCGCCAGGAGGAGACGTTCCGACTCGCCGCACGTGCGCTGCGCTACGCCGATCGCCGCATGCCCACGGGCCGCTACGCTGTCCGCCCGGGCATGAACAACCTCGACCTGCTGCTTGATCTGCGCCGCGGCAACCAGTCGCCCGTCCGCATCACCTTCCAGAACGTCCGCCTCAAGCACGACCTCTCCGAGCGGCTTGCCGATCAGCTCATGGTCGACGCCCCCGCCATCGAGTCGCTTCTGGACGATAGCACCTACTGCGCCAACCTGGGCTTCACGCCAGAGACCATCAAGGCGATGTTCATCCCCAACACCTACGAGGTCTATTGGAACATCCCGGCCGACAAGCTGCTGCGCCGCATGAAGCGCGAATACGACGCCTTCTGGACCGAGGCACGCCGCAACCGCGCCGAGCAGATCCGCCTCACGCCCGTGGAAGTCTCCATCCTGGCTTCGATCGTCGAAGAGGAATCGGCCGTCCCGGACGAGTATCCGACCATCGCCGGCCTCTACCTCAACCGCCTCTACCGCGGCATGCTCCTCCAGGCCGACCCCACGGTGAAGTACGCCGTCGGCGACTTCGCCCTCCAGCGCATCCTCGATCGCCACAAGGAGGTCGATTCGCCCTACAACACCTACCTCTACCCCGGCCTGCCCCCCGGCCCCCTGCGCGTGCCGTCGATCACGGCCATCGACGCCGTCCTCCACCATGCCCAGCACGACTATATCTATATGTGTGCCCGCGAGGATTTCTCGGGCCGTCACAACTTCGCCTCCACCCTGGCCGAGCACAACCAGAACGCCCTCCGCTACCGTCAGGAGTTGAACCGTCGGGGGATCTACTGA
- a CDS encoding glycosyltransferase family 4 protein, with the protein MRIVVTGLRGFPGIQGGVETHCEELCPRMAALGGDITVTRRKPFIKESPPYTSYQGVKFKDLNAPRRSGFEAAVHTLRSVWYAYRTQADLVHIQAIGPCIAVPLAKLLGLKVVATHHGPDYDRRKWGRLARFILRAGECFAARWADEVIVISTVIQDILEKKYGRTNVHLIYNGVTRPPRITSTDQIRAWGLTPKRYILAVGRFVEEKNFDKLVTAFSRASLPTDFRLVIAGDADHESPYSKSLKAQAAKHGVILTGMIKGQPLQELYAHAGLFILPSSHEGLPITLLEAMSHQIPVLVSDIPANRAVGLPADCYFHYDEAGCVAALTQALGEKVNRGVAHTYDLTRYDWDHIAQQTYAVYLQTVQREKTTEQTCV; encoded by the coding sequence ATGAGAATCGTTGTTACCGGCCTTAGAGGATTTCCCGGCATACAAGGCGGCGTAGAAACCCATTGCGAAGAATTATGCCCCCGCATGGCGGCCTTAGGGGGCGACATCACCGTAACGCGTCGCAAACCTTTCATCAAGGAGTCTCCCCCCTACACCTCCTATCAAGGCGTCAAGTTCAAAGACCTCAATGCCCCCCGAAGGAGCGGCTTTGAGGCTGCCGTGCATACCCTCCGCAGCGTCTGGTATGCCTATCGCACCCAAGCCGACTTGGTCCATATTCAGGCCATCGGCCCCTGCATTGCCGTCCCGCTGGCCAAGCTGCTCGGACTGAAGGTCGTGGCCACTCACCACGGCCCGGACTACGACCGGAGGAAATGGGGACGACTGGCTCGGTTCATCCTGCGTGCTGGCGAATGCTTTGCGGCCCGATGGGCGGATGAGGTGATCGTCATCTCCACCGTGATCCAAGACATCCTCGAAAAGAAATACGGCCGCACCAACGTCCATCTGATCTATAACGGAGTCACGCGACCGCCACGTATCACGTCAACCGACCAAATCCGCGCGTGGGGTTTGACGCCCAAGCGATACATCCTGGCCGTGGGGCGTTTCGTGGAGGAAAAGAACTTCGACAAGCTCGTGACGGCCTTCTCCCGGGCGAGCCTGCCGACGGATTTCCGGTTAGTGATAGCCGGCGACGCCGACCATGAGAGCCCCTATTCCAAGTCGCTCAAGGCGCAAGCTGCGAAGCACGGCGTCATCCTGACCGGGATGATCAAGGGGCAACCCTTGCAGGAGTTATATGCACATGCGGGGCTGTTCATCCTCCCCTCGTCGCACGAAGGGCTACCCATCACACTGCTGGAAGCCATGAGCCACCAGATCCCCGTCTTAGTCAGCGACATTCCAGCCAACCGTGCCGTGGGTCTACCCGCTGACTGCTATTTTCATTACGACGAAGCGGGCTGCGTCGCCGCCCTAACCCAAGCCCTCGGAGAGAAAGTGAATCGCGGCGTCGCCCACACCTACGACCTGACGCGCTACGATTGGGATCACATCGCCCAACAGACCTACGCCGTCTACCTCCAAACCGTTCAACGAGAGAAAACCACGGAGCAAACGTGCGTTTGA
- a CDS encoding nucleoside phosphorylase produces MDTKTNPIPPSELIINSDGSIFHLHLKPEQLADRIVLVGDPDRVTMIGKYLSDIECDVCNREFHSITGRYAGKRLTILSHGIGGDNIDIVVNELDALANIDFSTRLPRETPRVLTLVRIGTCGGLQPWSPIGTYVAAERAVGFDGVPYFYADTERVRDLPLEAALRSQLSWRIDGLRPYAIPADPKLTDRITQDDIVRGITIATCSFYGAQGRSLRLPLADPDLNAKVEAFEFDGRQIGNFEMESASLAALAALLGHRALTVCCVIAGRVAKNMNVDYKASIVGLIEKVLERI; encoded by the coding sequence ATGGATACGAAAACGAACCCCATCCCGCCGTCGGAACTGATCATCAACAGCGACGGCAGCATCTTCCACCTGCACCTGAAACCGGAACAACTGGCCGACCGCATCGTGCTGGTGGGCGATCCCGACCGTGTGACCATGATCGGGAAGTACCTCAGCGACATCGAGTGCGACGTCTGCAACCGTGAGTTCCACAGCATTACCGGCCGCTACGCCGGCAAACGCCTCACCATCCTCTCGCACGGCATCGGCGGCGACAACATCGACATCGTCGTCAACGAACTCGACGCCCTGGCCAACATCGACTTCTCCACCCGTCTGCCGCGTGAGACTCCCCGCGTGCTGACCTTGGTGCGCATTGGCACCTGCGGCGGTCTGCAACCCTGGTCTCCGATCGGTACCTACGTGGCCGCCGAGCGTGCCGTAGGATTTGATGGCGTACCCTACTTCTATGCCGACACCGAGCGCGTCCGCGACCTCCCGCTCGAGGCAGCCCTCCGCTCGCAACTCAGCTGGCGCATCGACGGCCTCCGCCCCTACGCCATCCCCGCCGACCCGAAGCTGACCGACCGCATCACCCAAGACGACATCGTGCGCGGCATCACCATCGCCACCTGCAGCTTCTACGGTGCGCAAGGTCGTTCGCTCCGCCTCCCGCTGGCCGATCCGGATCTGAACGCCAAGGTAGAGGCCTTCGAGTTCGATGGCCGACAGATCGGCAACTTCGAGATGGAGAGCGCCTCGCTCGCCGCACTGGCCGCCCTGTTGGGCCACCGTGCACTAACTGTCTGCTGTGTCATCGCCGGACGCGTAGCCAAGAACATGAACGTGGACTACAAGGCCAGCATCGTCGGCCTGATCGAGAAAGTGCTGGAGCGGATCTAA
- a CDS encoding tetratricopeptide repeat protein, whose protein sequence is MQRSILRIIAPTLLLWAGIAGGTQAQSLEQAKQLYNEGRYAEAKPLFEQLVTQSPANASYNLWYGVCCYETGALDTAERYLTAAYRRKSPDSYRYLADLYTRTYRFDEASTMLRSQMAQLKKKRGADTTPIENQLQALEKMQRMQEKTELVRVIDSMVVDKDRLLSTYFLSDDNGRLVPYATLFPNAANALGASPVYVSPRGDRATYARIQDGHSALFTQSKLQNEWADEQPLFPNDSADNNYPFVAGDGVTLYFASRGHGSIGGYDLFVTRYNIATNAYLAPEQLGMPFNSPANDYLMVIDEAKGVGWFATDRNQPAGRVCLYLFVPNEARPRVSEDIDPDRLRTLSALTSLRATWPEGSDYEPLISAARTNADASSKKQAQGVEFIVNDNTVYYSERDFRSADAAEAFEKAATLRKQAEVIEERLRDAYATYEKSSKADRAQLRAAIRTDERTLDDLRTQIKTWEKRARNAENRTIIK, encoded by the coding sequence ATGCAACGATCCATCCTAAGAATCATCGCGCCGACCCTCCTCCTCTGGGCGGGCATCGCCGGCGGAACACAGGCGCAAAGCCTGGAGCAGGCTAAGCAGTTGTACAACGAAGGCCGATATGCGGAGGCCAAACCGCTCTTCGAACAGCTCGTCACCCAATCGCCCGCCAATGCCTCCTACAACCTCTGGTACGGCGTCTGCTGCTACGAGACCGGCGCCCTCGACACGGCCGAGCGATACCTCACGGCCGCCTACCGACGCAAGTCGCCCGACTCCTACCGCTACTTGGCCGACCTCTACACGCGCACCTACCGCTTCGACGAGGCCTCCACGATGCTCCGCAGCCAAATGGCGCAGCTGAAAAAGAAACGCGGCGCCGACACAACGCCCATCGAAAATCAGCTTCAGGCGCTGGAGAAGATGCAGCGAATGCAGGAGAAGACGGAGCTGGTGCGCGTGATCGACAGCATGGTGGTTGACAAGGATCGCCTGCTCTCCACCTACTTCCTGAGCGACGACAACGGCCGCCTCGTGCCCTACGCCACGCTCTTCCCCAACGCCGCCAACGCCCTCGGCGCCTCGCCCGTCTACGTCAGCCCGCGTGGCGACCGCGCCACCTACGCCCGCATCCAGGACGGCCACAGCGCCCTCTTCACCCAGTCGAAACTGCAAAACGAATGGGCCGACGAGCAGCCGCTCTTCCCCAACGACTCGGCCGATAACAACTATCCCTTCGTGGCTGGCGACGGCGTCACGCTCTACTTCGCCTCCCGCGGACACGGCTCCATCGGCGGCTATGACCTCTTCGTCACCCGCTACAACATCGCCACCAACGCCTACCTCGCTCCCGAGCAGCTCGGCATGCCCTTCAACTCGCCCGCGAACGATTACCTCATGGTCATCGACGAGGCCAAAGGCGTAGGCTGGTTCGCCACCGACCGCAATCAACCCGCGGGGCGCGTCTGCCTCTACCTCTTCGTCCCCAACGAGGCCCGCCCACGCGTCAGCGAAGACATCGACCCCGACCGCCTCCGCACCCTCTCCGCCCTCACCTCCCTCCGCGCCACTTGGCCTGAAGGTTCGGACTACGAGCCTCTCATCTCTGCCGCCCGCACCAACGCAGACGCCTCCAGCAAAAAGCAAGCGCAGGGGGTGGAGTTTATCGTCAACGACAACACCGTCTACTATTCCGAGCGCGACTTCCGCAGTGCCGACGCCGCCGAAGCCTTCGAGAAAGCCGCCACGCTGCGCAAGCAGGCCGAGGTCATCGAGGAGCGTCTGCGTGACGCCTATGCCACTTACGAGAAAAGCAGCAAGGCCGACCGTGCACAGCTCCGCGCCGCCATCCGCACCGATGAGCGCACACTCGACGACCTCCGCACCCAAATCAAGACCTGGGAAAAGCGTGCTCGCAATGCCGAGAACCGCACAATCATCAAATGA
- a CDS encoding Ig-like domain-containing protein, protein MKKNLLLLSLLALALTACREDDPEPRITALQITAPDTTLYRGDSLRLRLTPTPPDADIRGAVWTSGDSLVAVVTSDGLVRCVGPGRTVITARLEGMSLSATYDLTVAARATQSIAFSEPTLSLLIGEEQPTALVFTPANADDRRVVYTSSDTAVATVSSQGVITARGCGKAIVRARTVGGGQTAECQVSVQHFTERISVWLSGTWIYESDNLVSACARMTLRNDSNRDLFVERFIVESDGREIHREEIGRTLSSGSKLACDVTFKNAHDPQFKYQFTVGSEQYEAHYRPHMIGAKTFPADDPRTLPIVVSRRR, encoded by the coding sequence ATGAAGAAGAACCTCCTCCTCCTTTCCCTCTTGGCCCTGGCGCTGACCGCCTGCCGTGAGGACGACCCGGAGCCTCGCATCACCGCGCTCCAGATCACAGCCCCCGACACGACACTCTATCGCGGCGACTCACTTCGCCTTCGCCTCACCCCCACACCGCCCGATGCCGACATCCGTGGCGCGGTCTGGACCTCCGGGGATTCGCTCGTGGCCGTCGTTACGTCGGACGGACTCGTGCGCTGCGTCGGCCCCGGCCGCACTGTCATCACGGCCCGGCTGGAAGGCATGTCGCTCTCGGCCACGTACGACCTAACCGTTGCTGCACGCGCCACGCAGAGCATCGCTTTCAGTGAGCCCACGCTTAGCCTGCTCATCGGCGAAGAGCAACCCACGGCCCTCGTCTTTACCCCCGCCAACGCCGACGATCGACGGGTGGTCTACACCTCGTCAGACACGGCCGTGGCCACCGTCAGCAGTCAGGGCGTCATCACAGCGCGCGGCTGCGGTAAGGCCATCGTTCGGGCCCGGACGGTAGGCGGCGGACAGACGGCCGAGTGCCAAGTCAGCGTGCAGCACTTCACCGAACGCATCAGCGTCTGGCTCTCCGGCACCTGGATCTACGAGAGCGACAACCTGGTCAGCGCCTGCGCCCGCATGACCCTCCGCAATGACAGCAACCGTGACCTCTTCGTGGAGCGCTTCATCGTCGAAAGCGACGGCCGCGAGATCCACCGCGAAGAGATAGGTCGCACGCTCTCGAGCGGCAGCAAGTTGGCCTGCGACGTCACCTTCAAGAACGCCCACGATCCGCAGTTCAAGTACCAGTTCACCGTCGGCAGCGAGCAGTACGAGGCCCACTATCGCCCGCACATGATCGGCGCCAAAACGTTCCCCGCCGACGACCCGCGGACGCTGCCGATCGTCGTCTCTCGGAGGCGGTGA